DNA sequence from the Pedobacter sp. W3I1 genome:
TATTGCTAATCAATACCAAACGTGGCGAAAGGGGAAGACCCATCGTATCATACAATTTTAAGGGTTCGATGGCCCAGCAACCTAATCCCATTCCGTTTTTAACTGGCGATCAATACTCAATGTTGATTCCCGAAGCGGTAATGAATGCCACAGGTTTACCGCTCGATTTTTTAGGTAATAACGGACAAAATAAGGCCTTTCAATACGATCCATCTGATGCCTATTACTATTACAATTACAGCAATAATACCGATTGGGTAAAACTGATTACCCGAAACGGTTATACACAAGACCATAACATTTCGATGAGCGGTGGTGGAGAAAAAGCACGCTATTATGCATCAGTTGGCTATTTAGGGCAAACCGGAACCACTTTAGGTACCGATTTATCAAGAATTACAGCCAAAATCAATTTAGATTATATTGTATCTAGTAAGTTGAGGTTCAGAACAGATGTAACCTATACACACGTGGATAATAACCTCAACTACGATAAATCTTTGCGCAGTACGGCCATCAACAAAATGCCGAATATGTCTGATTACGAGTATGATGAATATGGGAATAAAACTTCAGCCTATTTCTCACCCATCTCCAATATCCAGGGCCAATATAAGGCAACTTATAATCCTTTGGCGATGGCCAATGAAGGGGCAAGCCATTTAATCGGCGAGCGCATTACACCAAAATTTAACCTTCAGTACGATATTTCACCGGTTTTATTTTCAACCGTAGATGTTCAGTTTGATATCAACAATACCAAATCGAAAACCTTTCTACCTCAGATAGCTACCGGACAGCCAAGTACCGAAACTACGGTAAACCGCGCTTCTGATGCTGATGGAGACTCCTATAATATCCAATCTAAAATTAACTTAATCTATCGCCCGCATTTAAACGAAAAGCATAACCTTCAGGGCTTGCTGTCTTTTCAGACCAATGACACCAAATCGGCTTCTTATTCGGTTACTACATCAAATACAGCATCTTCTGAATTTCAGGATCCTTCTAATCCGTCTATCACCAATGGAACTGGCCTGGGGTTAAACTCCAGTCAGGCACAATCCAGGAGTGTAGGGGTATTATTACAAGCGCAATATGAGTTTCTGGACCGTTACATCATCAACATGAATGGTAGGGTAGATGGTAACTCCAAATTCTCGCCAGATAACCGTTTTGGTCTTTTTCCTGGGATTTCTACCCGTTGGAGAATTTCTGGTGAACCTTTTATGAAAAATTTCACTTTCATTGATGATTTAAGTTTACGCCTTAGTTATGGTGCAAGTGGAAAAGCACCGGGCAGCAATTATGCCTATTTTAACAATTATACCCCTTTTGCATGGTCGTATGCTGGTAGGGCCGCAGTGTATCCTTCAAACATCGAACTTTCGCGGTTAAAATGGGAAACCGTTGTAGGTAAGAATCTTGGTTTCAACTTATGGCTGTTCGATAGCCGCGTTAAAATTGATGCGGAAATTTACCAGAACACCACTAAAAATATGTTCTACAATGATCTCCGGATTGCCGCCACTACCGGTTACAATGCCATTGATATGAACATCGGTACCATGAACAACGATGGCTGGGAAATCGGGATCAGTACCACACCTGTTAAAACAAAAAAATGGATCGTAAATTTTGATTTTAATATTTCTAGAAACATCAATTCTATCCAGTCCATTTCAGAGTTCTATCCAAGAGAAAGTTCTGTAGGGCTTCCAGATCAGGGCGAGTATAAATCGTTCCTCATTATCGGCAATCCTTTCGGATCTTATTATGGGTTTAAATACAAAGGCGTGTATAAAGATGCTGATGCCACGATTGCCAGAGACCAGAACGGGAAGGAAATTGTGGGCCCAAATGGCCAGACGATTTACATGCGTTACAATTACCCAACAGTTGATTATGTATTTCAGCCGGGCGATGCCATATATGAAGACATTAACCACGATGGAAATATTGATGAAAAAGACATGGTGTACCTGGGTAATTCGGTGCCAAAGTTTACAGGCGGTTTCGGGCCAAGTGTAACTTTTAATGGTAACCTTAAAGTTCAGGCATTTTTTAGCTACCGCTATGGTTACGACATCGTAAACACGGCTAAAATCACTACCACTAATATGTATGGGGTTAATAACCAGAGTACTGCGGTTTTAAGACGCTGGAGAAACCCTGGTGATGTAACCGATATGCCACGTGCTTTATATGGCGTGGGTTATAACTGGTTAGGATCTGACCGTTACGTAGAAGATGCTTCATTTATCCGCCTGAGTTCGGTTACGGTACGTTACAACTTTACCCAGAATATGCTTAGGAGGGTCGGTGTAAAAAGTGCCAGCATTTATGTAACCGGACAAAATTTATATACCTGGACTAAATACACCGGACAAGACCCTGACGTAACCTCTGTAGGGAGCAGCAATCCTTTTTCTTACGCTGCCGATGGTTCGCTTACGCCGCCATCAAAAACTTTTACGATGGGTTTAACCCTTGGACTTTAATTGATTAGCCATGAACAGAAAAATTAAATATACCCTATTGGTTTTTATCACACTGGTAAGTGTTTTTGGAACTTCGTGTAAGAAATGGTTGGATCTAAAGCCACAGGATGGTTTAATCCGCGATGAATACTGGCAAACTAAAGAACAGTTAGATGCTGCGGTAATGGGCTGTTATGCCTCATTGTTGGGTGGAAGCACCACACCATTGGCCAAATACCTTTTCATCTGGGGCGAGCTCCGTGCCGATATGGTGGTACCCGGTTTAGAAATATCTTCTGATGATGACGAATCGAAACTAAGCGGATTGCTGAGAGACGAATTTGATATTATGCGTACTCAAATTGCCTCAACCAATACTTTGGTAAACTGGGAGGCGGTGTACAAAACCATTAATTACTGCAATACGGTAATCAAATTTGCCCCAGAGGTACTCAATAAAGATAAAACTTTAACCCAAACGGCATTAAATAGCTACCTGGCCGAAGCACATGCTTTGCGTGGGTTGATGTATTTCTATCTGTTAAGGTCTTTTGGCGAAGTGCCGCTCAAACTCGAACCTACTTATAACGATTCGCAGATTGGTGCGATTGCCAAAAACAGCCAGCAGGAAGTGTACCAGCAGGTGATAAAAGACCTCTTGTTTGGAAGCGAAAACGGACAGGTAACCTATGGAAGTATGGCCGAAGATCGGGGCAGAATGACCAAATTCTCCGCTTATACTGCATTGGCCGATGCTTATTTATGGAACGAAGAATACCAGAAAAGTATCGATGCCTGCAACAAGGTCATCGAATCAGGTAAATACAGGTTACTACCTAATGGTACCCAACAAACCGATTATTACAATACCGTATACCTTAACGGAAATTCGGTAGAAGGCATTTTTGAATTTCAGTTTGATAATCAGAAACTCAATCCTTTTGCACCGATGTTTGGTATCACCGGAAGAGAATTCAGAGCTGCTGATTGGATTGCAGAAGGTGGACTCTTTGGAACCGATTTAGCCAATTTAAATAATAAAGATATCCGTGGTAACGGCACCTCAATGTTTGAGGCCAACTCTGCCATCTGCAAGTTTACCAATTTTAGAACAGCCGCCACCTCCTTTACCCATTGGTTTGTTTACCGTTATTCGGATGTATTGTTAATGAAAGCTGAAGCTTTAACCTGGTTGGCGCCGGGAAATAGTGCCAATGGCAGTCAGGCTATTGAATTGGTAGGCCGAATCAGGGCCGCCCGAAATGCGCAGACTTTTGTTGCTGATAAATTTATCGAAATACCCGATCCTGCACTAACAGCCAATGTTTCGCAATATGTATTTGAAGAACGTGCACGCGAATTTGCTTTCGAAGGCAAACGCTGGTATGATATTCTGCGCAATGCCAAAAGGAATAATTATGCAAACGAAAAACTGTTGATCGATATCGTTTCAGCAAGTGCACAACCGAGTAAACAGCAAACCGTAATCAATAAATACAGAGATCACAGGAGCCATTATTTTCCGATCTACTCGTATGAGTTGCAAACAAACAATGCGCTTGTTCAAAATCCATTTTATCAATAATTGCTAACCAAAAAAATAAAGCTATGAAACAGAATGTTAAAATAGTGCTGCTGGGATTATGCAGTTTATTTATGTGTCTTTGGGCCTGCCGCAAAGATTCGGTGGTACAGGGTACATCAAATGTGGTGAACATGACTCAATACCTGAGTGATCACCCTGATCAGTTTTCAGAGTTATCAAAGATCCTCGAAATCTCCGAAACAGCATCTTTTTTAAATGCATATGGATCTTATACCCTTTTTGCACCAACCAACGAGGCGATTAAAGCGTACCTGCAAAGTAAAGGTAAAAGTGCAGTAGGCGATATTGCAGCTGCCGATTGGAAGAGTTTTATCCGTTTGCACCTGCTCGAAGATTCTATTCCAACATCGAGGTTTACTGATGGTAAACTGTTCGATCTGACCATGTACGGTCAATATTTAACCACCTCTTCTGAATTGATTTCGGGCGTAACTAAAATCCGCATCAACAGGCAGGCAAGTGTAATCCAACCTAATATTTCAGTGGGCAATGGCTTGATCCACAGTATCGATCATGTTTTAACGCCGGCCACCTTAACCGTTGCGCAAACCATTGCTGCAAACCCTGATTATTCAATTTTTACTGAGGCTTTGAGAGAAAGCGGTCTCTTTGATAAACTGAATATTCTGCCTGCTAATAATCCAGATGAAAAGCAGAAGTTTTTGACGGTAATTCCAGAGAGTAACGCCACATTAGCCGCTGCAGGCATTAACAGTTATGCCGCTTTAAAAGCTAAATATTCGACTACAGGAAATGTGACACAGCCTACAGATGGCTTACAGCTTTTCTTAAATTATCACATTTTGTACGACGCCAAATATTTAGCCGATATCATTACGGCAAGTGCCCACAATACCCTGGCGCCATTGGAGGTTTTAACCTCAAAATTATCTGGCGAAACGGTGTTGATGAACGATGATACCTTTAATGGTATTTACGAGCCAGGTTTTTCACTCCTTCGCGGTAAAAGTGATATTACAGCCAGCAATGGGGTAGTGCATCAACCTTCTGCACATTTCGATATCAAGGTTCGTGCACCTTTTCGCGTTGATTTTGATGTATGTGCTTTCCCCGAAATGTTGAAGAATACACAGTACTATAAGAAGAATAATTACTTTTTTACAGGAGATGAAGCGGCTGCTTTAACCGAAATTAAATTCTCGGGAAGGGAAGAAGGAAAAGACCCGACCAAATCGCTGATCTACAGATATGGCAGTGCCGGAACTTCAACCAACTCCTACAACAAAGATATTTTGGTGATTCCGCTGGCTACAGGCGGAACGTCTAATACTGCAGAATGGGTAGAGTTTAGAACGCCTTTGCTGATTAAAGGAAAATATAAAATCTGGGTGTGTATTTACGCACAGGCCGAATCGAATACCACTACCGAGGTGCAGGCCAGTATTGGCTTGGATGGCACTACCGATAGGGCTGCTTTATCAAATTCGCGCATTTTAAACTTTACGGTAAAACGCCCGGGAATAAACAAAGTAGTAAATGGGGTAACCGTAATTGATGCCGATGCAGAAGAGGCTGTAGGTTTTAAAACCTATATGTTAAACACAGCAGGCGCACAGATCGGGAAGCTGGTTGGTATTGCCGATCTGCCACAAACAGGTCGTTATTGGTTGCGTTTAAAAGCCATAAACGGTTCGCAGGCCACTAACAATGTCGATATGATCCACATTATTCCGGTTAACGACGATCAGCAGTACTGGAAATATAATGTTGATGGATCTAAAATACTTAGGCCATAATGAAAATACCACAATTCTACTGCGATTGCTTAAGAGAATATAATAAAAAATATTGTCATCCTGAGCTTGTCGAAGGACAGATGCTTTTTGTTTTGGACTATTGAGAAGTCTTCGACAAGCTCAGACTGACAACGATTATGATCCTCCCCCATAAGAGAGGAATTAAATAAAATTTAAAAAATTATACCAACCGAAATGATTGATTTTAAACCAGGATATTTTGTTTTGCTATTTCTATGCGCCTGTTTAGCCTTCGCTGGCTGTAAGGACTCCTGGAAAGACCATACCGAGATCAATATTGATAGATTAGACCGAACCCTTTTTGAGCAGATCAGCAATGATGCGAACCTGAGTACCTTTACTTCGTACGTGGTAAAAACAGGTTATGATGCCGTGCTCAAATCGTCTAAATCGTTTACGGTATGGGCACCCAGCAACGAGGCACTGAAAAGTATCGATGCCACTATTGTAAATGATACTGCGGCCCTGAAACGGCTTGTAGGTAATTATATCGCTAACCAAAGCTATTTTACCACCTCGCCTAAACCATTATTGGTCATCAGGATGCTGAATGGCAAGAATACCATTTTCACCAAAACCACTTTCGAAGAAGCAAATATTAGCTCCGCCGATATTTACGTGAAAAACGGTGTATTACATACCATAAATGCCGCATCAATGCCCAAAGCCAATGCCTGGGAATTTTTACAGAGTCTCGGTGTGGCCAGTTTGCAGAAAGACTTTATTAAAAGCCAGGAACAAGAGGAAGTAGATACGAGCAAAGGTGTGCTGTTGTATAAAGATCCTGTAACCACTAAAGGCGTTTACCAGGAGGGCACAACCTTCAAGGTAATCAGAAACAGGTATTTTCAGCGTATTTCCAACATCAGCAGCGAAGATAGCTTGATGACTTATATCATTTTAAATAATATGGCCTTTACCGCCGAACAAAATAAACTGGCTACCTATAACAAACATGCCAATGCTCTTTACGCCGATACCCTTACTAAATGGAGTGTTGTGAGAGATTTGGTGGTAAATAAGGTATACAGATTAAACGAGTTACCCGATTCGATGACCACGGTTACCGGGGTGAAAATCCATTTAGATAAACGTGCAATTGTAGAAACCCGTGTATTAAGCAACGGTATTGCCTACGTGGTAAATAGCATCGGTTATAAACTAATGGAGAATAAAATTCCAACCGTTATCATCCAGGGCGAAATGCCTGATTCGTTACGTGTGCCATCCAACCCGCTTGCACGGATTAAAAGCGATCCGCAGGGCAAACGTTTCACTGATCTGCAAACAGGAAGTATTACCTCTAGTCCGAGTCCGCTTTATTTCTACCGGTACAGATCGACGGTTAATTCGGTAAAATACGAAGTGTACTGGAGGGTGATAAACGATATTCTGGTGGCGCCGATCAGCATGAAAGTAGATTTTAATACCAACAAGAGTTTCGGGAGTGTACTTTTTCCACTGGCTACGGTAGGGTACCACACTGTTCCATCCCTAATTGGACTGGCGCAAGACAGTGATGCTTACCGCAATACCTATAAAGAAGTGTATCTGGGCACTTATACGGCCGATACTTATGGAACGCTGTATACTTTTCTCGCTTCATCTTTAGCGGCTTCGAGTACTGCACCAACAGCCCTTTCTTTAGATTATATCAAATTAAAACCAGTTAACTAGCCCTCAAAAAGATTTATGTACAACTATACAAAAAAGCTGATCAAAGGAATTTTACTCTGCTTACTGTTCTTTGTAATGGGCAAACCTTTGCTGGCTCAGGAGAAAGATTCGGTAAGTGCCACGGTAATTAAATTTAAGCGGCCAACCGGACCACAGGTGAGTGGTGTGGTAATTGGCGCATCGAGTAAAAAGCCATTGCCAGGTATTAGTGTTTCGGTAGCGGGCTATGCGGCTGCACTTACTGATGAAAAGGGAAATTTTAAGATTGGTGTACCCAACTACAATGCCGTATTGGTGATTTCTGGCCAGGGTTACCAATCGAAAGAAGAAGCCCTTAAAGGACGTAAAATGATCAGCAAAATCGCTTTATTTGAAGAACGTTATATTTCGATTTACGATGCTGCCACAGTGCCATTTGGTACGGTATTAAAAAACCGCACACCTTACTCGGTAACTACAGTTAACCTGAACGGAAGCTGGGAGCGTGCCAGCGAAACACCAGATTCTTATCTGCAAGGCAAAATAGCAGGTCTGGAGGCCATCAAAAAATCGGGTACATCCGATATTGGTGCTGATCTTTACTTACGAGGATACAATTCTTTATACGCTGCGAACCAACCTTTAATTGTGGTTGATGGTGTGATTTACGATGTGAATACTTATGGAAGTTCTATTATTTCGGGTCACCAGAATAACCGCCTGGCCAATATCGACCTCAAAGACATTGATAACATTACGCTGATTAAAGATGGCGCATCCCTTTACGGAACAAAAGGTGCCAATGGGGTTTTAATGATTACCACCGGACGTGCTAAAGATGTGGCCACCCGTTTGGATTTTTCTACATATGGCGGTTACAATGGAACGGTAAGTCAGTTGCCAGTAATGGAAGCCGATAACTACCGCATTTTCTTGTCCGATTTGCTTAAAACCAAACCGGGCATGACCGATGCGCTGATTAAAGCCGAACCTTACATGAACGATAACCCTAATCCAGGTTACTATAACTATCATCAGAACACCAATTGGCAGGATCAGGTAATGAGCAGTGGCATCAGTCAGGATTATTACCTAAAAGTAACCGGAGGGGATGATGTGGCTACTTATGCTTTATCGCTTGGCTACTTAAATAACGACGGTTTAACCGATAGCACCAATTTAACCCGTTATCAAACCCGTTTTAATGCCAATCTAAACCTTTCAGCTAAGTTAAAATCGCAGGTTAACCTTGCCTTTACCAGAAGTGAGCAGAACCTAAGAGACCAAGGACAGGCTTATGCCACAAATCCCTTATATCTCGCCTTAGTTAAGGCGCCTTTTCTTTCGCCTTTCGAGTTATCTGAAACAGGTATCCAATCGCCAAACCTTGCCAATACCGATATATTTGGTACGAGTAATCCGAGTGCGGCGGTCAAAAATATCCAGGCGCTCAACCGCAGTTACCGTTTTTCGGGCTCCATCGGTTTTAACTATGAGTTTAATAAATCTTTTAAAGCCAATACCATGGTAGGGATTACCTACGATAAAGTACGCGAAAACTATTTTACGCCTATGCTTGGTATCGCGCCGGTTTTATTGCCTA
Encoded proteins:
- a CDS encoding SusC/RagA family TonB-linked outer membrane protein, which encodes MGYSGTIRAQQPVTVRGKVTDKKDKLEIIGASVIEVDQNKRTITGVSTDINGNFALRVTNTKNQLVVSFIGYESHNAGVISNRTTINVSLESSSNSLQEVVLTAKRMVNNGTGLNIAERNSTIASATVSGKALEELAVTSIDQALAGRLSGVDFGTTSGDPGAGMSIRIRGTSSINGSAEPLIVLDGMPYETEIPSDFNFGTADEQGYAQLLNIAPSDIKDITVLKDAASTAVWGSRAANGVLLINTKRGERGRPIVSYNFKGSMAQQPNPIPFLTGDQYSMLIPEAVMNATGLPLDFLGNNGQNKAFQYDPSDAYYYYNYSNNTDWVKLITRNGYTQDHNISMSGGGEKARYYASVGYLGQTGTTLGTDLSRITAKINLDYIVSSKLRFRTDVTYTHVDNNLNYDKSLRSTAINKMPNMSDYEYDEYGNKTSAYFSPISNIQGQYKATYNPLAMANEGASHLIGERITPKFNLQYDISPVLFSTVDVQFDINNTKSKTFLPQIATGQPSTETTVNRASDADGDSYNIQSKINLIYRPHLNEKHNLQGLLSFQTNDTKSASYSVTTSNTASSEFQDPSNPSITNGTGLGLNSSQAQSRSVGVLLQAQYEFLDRYIINMNGRVDGNSKFSPDNRFGLFPGISTRWRISGEPFMKNFTFIDDLSLRLSYGASGKAPGSNYAYFNNYTPFAWSYAGRAAVYPSNIELSRLKWETVVGKNLGFNLWLFDSRVKIDAEIYQNTTKNMFYNDLRIAATTGYNAIDMNIGTMNNDGWEIGISTTPVKTKKWIVNFDFNISRNINSIQSISEFYPRESSVGLPDQGEYKSFLIIGNPFGSYYGFKYKGVYKDADATIARDQNGKEIVGPNGQTIYMRYNYPTVDYVFQPGDAIYEDINHDGNIDEKDMVYLGNSVPKFTGGFGPSVTFNGNLKVQAFFSYRYGYDIVNTAKITTTNMYGVNNQSTAVLRRWRNPGDVTDMPRALYGVGYNWLGSDRYVEDASFIRLSSVTVRYNFTQNMLRRVGVKSASIYVTGQNLYTWTKYTGQDPDVTSVGSSNPFSYAADGSLTPPSKTFTMGLTLGL
- a CDS encoding RagB/SusD family nutrient uptake outer membrane protein; translation: MNRKIKYTLLVFITLVSVFGTSCKKWLDLKPQDGLIRDEYWQTKEQLDAAVMGCYASLLGGSTTPLAKYLFIWGELRADMVVPGLEISSDDDESKLSGLLRDEFDIMRTQIASTNTLVNWEAVYKTINYCNTVIKFAPEVLNKDKTLTQTALNSYLAEAHALRGLMYFYLLRSFGEVPLKLEPTYNDSQIGAIAKNSQQEVYQQVIKDLLFGSENGQVTYGSMAEDRGRMTKFSAYTALADAYLWNEEYQKSIDACNKVIESGKYRLLPNGTQQTDYYNTVYLNGNSVEGIFEFQFDNQKLNPFAPMFGITGREFRAADWIAEGGLFGTDLANLNNKDIRGNGTSMFEANSAICKFTNFRTAATSFTHWFVYRYSDVLLMKAEALTWLAPGNSANGSQAIELVGRIRAARNAQTFVADKFIEIPDPALTANVSQYVFEERAREFAFEGKRWYDILRNAKRNNYANEKLLIDIVSASAQPSKQQTVINKYRDHRSHYFPIYSYELQTNNALVQNPFYQ
- a CDS encoding fasciclin domain-containing protein → MKQNVKIVLLGLCSLFMCLWACRKDSVVQGTSNVVNMTQYLSDHPDQFSELSKILEISETASFLNAYGSYTLFAPTNEAIKAYLQSKGKSAVGDIAAADWKSFIRLHLLEDSIPTSRFTDGKLFDLTMYGQYLTTSSELISGVTKIRINRQASVIQPNISVGNGLIHSIDHVLTPATLTVAQTIAANPDYSIFTEALRESGLFDKLNILPANNPDEKQKFLTVIPESNATLAAAGINSYAALKAKYSTTGNVTQPTDGLQLFLNYHILYDAKYLADIITASAHNTLAPLEVLTSKLSGETVLMNDDTFNGIYEPGFSLLRGKSDITASNGVVHQPSAHFDIKVRAPFRVDFDVCAFPEMLKNTQYYKKNNYFFTGDEAAALTEIKFSGREEGKDPTKSLIYRYGSAGTSTNSYNKDILVIPLATGGTSNTAEWVEFRTPLLIKGKYKIWVCIYAQAESNTTTEVQASIGLDGTTDRAALSNSRILNFTVKRPGINKVVNGVTVIDADAEEAVGFKTYMLNTAGAQIGKLVGIADLPQTGRYWLRLKAINGSQATNNVDMIHIIPVNDDQQYWKYNVDGSKILRP
- a CDS encoding fasciclin domain-containing protein; translated protein: MIDFKPGYFVLLFLCACLAFAGCKDSWKDHTEINIDRLDRTLFEQISNDANLSTFTSYVVKTGYDAVLKSSKSFTVWAPSNEALKSIDATIVNDTAALKRLVGNYIANQSYFTTSPKPLLVIRMLNGKNTIFTKTTFEEANISSADIYVKNGVLHTINAASMPKANAWEFLQSLGVASLQKDFIKSQEQEEVDTSKGVLLYKDPVTTKGVYQEGTTFKVIRNRYFQRISNISSEDSLMTYIILNNMAFTAEQNKLATYNKHANALYADTLTKWSVVRDLVVNKVYRLNELPDSMTTVTGVKIHLDKRAIVETRVLSNGIAYVVNSIGYKLMENKIPTVIIQGEMPDSLRVPSNPLARIKSDPQGKRFTDLQTGSITSSPSPLYFYRYRSTVNSVKYEVYWRVINDILVAPISMKVDFNTNKSFGSVLFPLATVGYHTVPSLIGLAQDSDAYRNTYKEVYLGTYTADTYGTLYTFLASSLAASSTAPTALSLDYIKLKPVN